Proteins encoded by one window of Paraburkholderia terrae:
- a CDS encoding cobalamin biosynthesis protein — MTALIAGIGCRRGVSAEQIEAAVRNALGAALPFSALIAVASIDTKANEPGLVAFCARHALPLRTFTRDTIAALDTPIDASPHVRAHLGIDGVCEPCALLAAQGGELLVRKHARDGVTVAIACAAAHPHSTDTTRIKEHR; from the coding sequence ATGACGGCGCTGATCGCGGGCATCGGTTGCCGGCGCGGCGTATCGGCTGAACAGATCGAAGCCGCCGTGCGCAACGCGCTTGGTGCCGCGCTGCCGTTTTCGGCGCTGATCGCGGTTGCCTCGATCGATACGAAAGCCAATGAGCCTGGGCTCGTCGCATTCTGCGCACGGCACGCGCTGCCGCTGCGAACCTTCACGCGCGACACGATCGCCGCGCTCGACACACCGATCGACGCATCACCGCACGTGCGCGCGCATCTCGGCATCGACGGCGTTTGCGAGCCTTGCGCGCTACTTGCCGCACAAGGCGGCGAACTGCTCGTGCGCAAACACGCGCGTGACGGCGTTACCGTCGCCATCGCGTGCGCTGCCGCACACCCTCATTCCACCGACACAACCAGAATCAAGGAACATCGATGA